Proteins encoded within one genomic window of Gadus macrocephalus chromosome 18, ASM3116895v1:
- the gdf2 gene encoding growth/differentiation factor 2 — protein MQCTRTFLFKVCFSLVASLGSCSCKPLSNDISLEDPEGHYSEQDLLEEEDAESRLENLLGTMKEGFLRKLNMSDVPLTGDRIYPPQFMMELYNKYASNSTAIPQSDVIRSFTVQDITFSATNGTKTARRLQFNVSVPHHEKVTAAELRLFLLPDVRSRVNSPRVKAMIKVYEVNYNDEDEPSSQLLTGKVVNGRHGSWEKFDVTRAVQRWIKSGRGESEFEVMVDNRDCFSYEGGFGKACCWDVSVSIGDNTSAALIVFSDDLESRKREAKKELKEMMLHEEETTLNPETDWQLLPNEIPESAPSHPRRTRRKAEREYCRKTSLKVTFKDIGWDSWIVAPPEYDAFECRGQCFFPLTDEMTPSKHALIQTLINIRNPKKANMACCVPIKLDPITVMYHENGRLTIRHLYEEMKVAECGCR, from the exons ATGCAGTGTACCAGAACGTTTCTGTTCAAGGTGTGCTTCAGCCTGGTGGCCTCTTTGGGTTCCTGTAGCTGTAAGCCTCTGAGCAACGACATCTCTCTGGAGGACCCCGAAGGACATTACTCGGAACAGGACCTCCTTGAGGAGGAAGACGCTGAGTCGAGGCTGGAGAACCTCTTAGGAACCATGAAGGAGGGCTTTCTGAGGAAGCTGAACATGTCCGATGTGCCACTGACAGGTGACAGGATCTACCCTCCCCAGTTTATGATGGAGCTCTACAACAAGTATGCCTCCAACAGCACCGCCATCCCTCAGTCCGATGTGATTCGGAGTTTCACCGTTCAAG ATATCACCTTCTCAGCAACAAATGGCACCAAGACAGCACGGAGGCTTCAGTTCAACGTCAGTGTGCCCCACCACGAGAAGGTCACGGCCGCCGAACTCAGGCTGTTCCTCCTGCCGGATGTCCGGTCAAGGGTCAACTCTCCCAGGGTGAAGGCCATGATCAAAGTTTACGAGGTGAATTACAACGATGAGGACGAACCATCGTCACAGCTTTTGACGGGAAAGGTCGTCAATGGCCGACACGGGTCCTGGGAGAAGTTTGACGTGACCAGAGCCGTTCAGAGGTGGATCAAATCGGGGCGTGGAGAGAGTGAGTTCGAGGTGATGGTGGATAACAGGGACTGCTTCTCATATGAAGGAGGCTTTGGGAAAGCGTGCTGCTGGGACGTCAGCGTCTCCATTGGAGATAACACCTCGGCAGCGTTGATCGTGTTCTCTGACGACCTGGAGAGCAGGAAGAGAGAGGCGAAGAAGGAACTGAAAGAGATGATGCTCCACGAAGAGGAAACCACGTTGAACCCTGAAACGGATTGGCAACTGCTGCCGAACGAGATCCCGGAGTCCGCACCTTCGCATCCGCGGCGGACGAGAAGGAAGGCGGAGCGCGAGTACTGCCGAAAGACCTCGCTGAAGGTCACCTTCAAGGACATCGGCTGGGACAGCTGGATCGTGGCGCCGCCGGAATACGACGCGTTTGAGTGTCGTGGTCAATGCTTCTTTCCTCTGACGGACGAGATGACGCCTTCCAAACACGCTCTCATCCAGACACTCATTAACATCCGGAACCCCAAGAAGGCCAACATGGCGTGCTGCGTGCCAATCAAACTGGACCCCATCACGGTCATGTACCATGAGAACGGGCGCCTCACCATCAGACACTTGTACGAGGAGATGAAGGTGGCAGAGTGCGGCTGCAGGTAG
- the gdf10b gene encoding growth/differentiation factor 10b: MANIRLHMLHFLFILEATVASEELGRTSRMVSGTQEDAEHLSISASYRDMVSINMFKLYDNYSKEPQREKDGNTVRSFKAVTGSSKNKEWYQFNLSSIAESEHILSATLHFLHKRPRLPRPLPCRRSRHPSCDHAHPPQHPHLLLHGTSRNAASATLLANITLLLRSPWKRGAWHVRDITAVLRQARASHQLLITAEVADSKRGTGRSLRESLMPPGTPYMLVYADDRAIDEPNSVAVSLQRYGSFPLGEEGARPAPDAASASASSAASPPAAPSSTASRTRREVPPPLSLLEQIQTNDLPEVHFNTLKNHELWQSTYFPPKAKAAGGKHGRKHGQQESSSSSSVGSSEGRGKVPEVLSFDDRTMKKARRKQWSEPRVCARRYLRVDFADIGWSEWVVAPKAFDAYYCSGTCGFPIPKVVRPSNHATIQSIVRAVGIVPGVPEPCCVPDKMSPLPVLFLDPSRNLVLKVYPAMSVDTCTCR; encoded by the exons ATGGCGAACATACGTTTACATATGTTGCATTTCTTGTTTATTTTGGAGGCTACAGTTGCGTCAGAAGAACTTGGGAGAACCTCCCGCATGGTCAGCGGTACCCAAGAAGACGCCGagcatctctccatctctgcgtCCTACAGGGACATGGTCTCCATCAACATGTTTAAACTCTATGATAACTATAGCAAAGAACCGCAGAGGGAGAAGGATGGAAACACCGTACGGAGTTTTAAGGCTGTCACAG GGTCCTCCAAGAACAAAGAGTGGTACCAGTTCAACCTGTCCTCCATCGCCGAGTCCGAGCACATCCTGTCCGCgaccctccacttcctccacaaACGCCCGCGCCTCCCGCGACCTCTGCCCTGCCGTCGCTCCCGCCACCCGTCCTGTGACCACGCCCACCCTCCCCAGCACCCGCACCTCCTGCTCCACGGGACGTCCCGGAACGCCGCCTCGGCCACGCTGCTGGCCAACATCACCCTGCTCCTGCGCTCGCCCTGGAAGAGAGGGGCGTGGCACGTCCGGGACATCACCGCCGTCCTGCGCCAGGCCAGGGCGTCCCACCAGCTGCTGATCACGGCCGAGGTCGCAGACTCCAAGAGGGGCACCGGGAGGAGCCTCCGGGAAAGCCTTATGCCGCCCGGCACGCCGTACATGCTGGTGTACGCCGACGACCGCGCCATCGACGAGCCCAACAGCGTGGCGGTGTCGCTGCAGCGCTACGGCAGCTTTCCCCTCGGGGAGGAAGGAGCTCGCCCGGCACCGGACGCGgcctcagcctcagcctcttCAGCGGCCTCCCCGCCGGCGGCACCCTCCTCGACCGCCTCCAGGACCCGGAGAGaggtcccccctcccctgtccctccTGGAGCAGATCCAGACCAACGACCTGCCGGAGGTCCACTTCAACACCCTGAAGAACCACGAGCTGTGGCAGAGCACCTACTTCCCGCCCAAGGCCAAGGCGGCGGGGGGGAAGCACGGGCGGAAGCACGGCCAGcaggagagcagcagcagcagcagcgtagGGAGCAGCGAGGGCCGGGGCAAGGTTCCTGAGGTGCTGAGCTTCGACGACAGGACCATGAAGAAGGCCAGGAGGAAGCAGTGGAGCGAGCCCAGGGTGTGCGCCCGCCGCTACCTCCGGGTGGACTTTGCGGACATTGGCTGGAGCGAGTGGGTGGTGGCGCCGAAGGCCTTCGATGCCTACTACTGCTCAGGGACCTGCGGCTTCCCCATCCCTAAG gTGGTGCGCCCCTCCAACCACGCCACCATCCAGAGCATCGTGAGGGCGGTGGGTATCGTCCCCGGGGTCCCAGAGCCCTGCTGCGTCCCCGACAAGATGAGCCCGCTCCCCGTGCTCTTCCTGGACCCCAGCCGGAACCTGGTGCTCAAGGTGTACCCCGCCATGTCCGTGGACACCTGCACCTGCAGGTAG